From Bdellovibrio svalbardensis, one genomic window encodes:
- a CDS encoding SulP family inorganic anion transporter produces MAQITASSKKQSLRQDIFAGLTAATVIIPKAMAYATVAGLTVSVGLYTALVPLLVYAVLGTSRVLSVTSTTTLGILTAAEVTQLVPDGDLSKVFAVATTLTILVGVFLLIAAILRFGFIANFISTPVLIGFKAGIGLVIVLDQAPKLLGLHIAKQGFFQDAASLVTHLPDYSLMSLLVASGTFLLFFLLKKFAPQSPVSLIVVASSILASWLLNLQSSGVAIVGQIPQGLPPLTLPDLSLIQSLIPGALGIALMSFTESIAVARAFHKTGEPPINSNRELIATGAANAIGGLFGAMPCGGGTSQTAVVRAAGGSSQKTSIVVALASAATMLLLAPALAVMPYPTLAAIVIIFSVGLIEVKEFKEVRKIRNMEFRWALGACLGVLLFGTLKGIVIAIIMSLVGLSSQTANLRVSVLARKRGTNILRPYDPEKHPDDQLFERLLILRPEGRVFFLNAQNISVQITNLLAQYKPDILLMDMSRVPDLEYSALKMFIDGDQRLTSQGGIQWLAALNPNVLEVVRKSGWDKTLGSRLFFNAEVAIDHYFKVIKPKVNTPPYQARSELNP; encoded by the coding sequence ATGGCTCAAATAACGGCATCCTCGAAAAAGCAAAGTTTGCGGCAGGACATATTTGCCGGATTGACCGCTGCTACGGTCATCATCCCCAAGGCCATGGCCTATGCCACTGTGGCAGGACTTACAGTCTCTGTCGGTCTCTATACAGCTCTCGTTCCGTTGTTGGTCTATGCAGTTTTGGGAACCTCCCGAGTTCTCAGCGTCACCTCTACAACAACGCTCGGCATTCTGACTGCGGCCGAGGTCACACAACTTGTTCCCGATGGAGATTTAAGCAAGGTCTTTGCGGTTGCGACGACCCTCACGATTCTCGTCGGAGTCTTTTTGTTGATAGCCGCAATATTGCGCTTTGGATTCATCGCCAATTTTATTTCGACCCCGGTTCTTATTGGTTTCAAGGCAGGCATTGGTCTTGTCATTGTTCTGGATCAAGCTCCGAAACTTCTAGGGCTCCACATTGCCAAGCAAGGCTTCTTTCAAGATGCGGCAAGTCTGGTAACACATTTGCCGGATTATTCCTTGATGAGCCTTCTCGTGGCGTCAGGGACATTTTTATTATTTTTTCTTCTGAAGAAATTTGCTCCGCAATCACCCGTATCACTCATTGTGGTGGCAAGTAGCATTTTAGCTTCGTGGCTTTTAAATCTACAAAGTTCAGGCGTCGCCATCGTAGGCCAAATCCCTCAAGGACTGCCGCCGCTCACCCTGCCGGATCTTTCCTTGATCCAAAGCCTTATTCCGGGTGCCTTGGGAATCGCGCTTATGAGTTTCACCGAAAGCATCGCCGTGGCCCGCGCTTTTCACAAAACGGGAGAGCCACCCATCAATTCCAATCGCGAGCTGATCGCCACTGGAGCCGCCAATGCCATCGGCGGCCTCTTTGGGGCCATGCCTTGCGGTGGTGGCACTTCTCAAACCGCAGTTGTCAGAGCGGCCGGGGGCAGCTCGCAAAAAACCAGCATCGTGGTCGCCCTTGCCTCTGCGGCAACCATGCTCTTGCTTGCCCCAGCTCTAGCTGTTATGCCTTACCCGACCCTCGCTGCCATTGTAATCATTTTTTCCGTTGGACTCATTGAAGTGAAAGAATTTAAGGAGGTTCGTAAAATTCGCAATATGGAATTTCGTTGGGCCCTGGGGGCATGCCTTGGCGTGCTCTTGTTTGGCACCCTCAAAGGAATAGTGATCGCCATTATCATGTCCCTTGTAGGGCTATCCAGCCAAACCGCGAATCTGCGAGTCTCAGTATTAGCCAGAAAGCGTGGAACAAATATTCTTCGCCCCTATGATCCCGAAAAACACCCTGATGATCAACTCTTTGAAAGACTCTTAATACTTCGACCCGAAGGGCGAGTTTTCTTTCTGAACGCACAAAACATCTCTGTTCAAATAACCAACCTTCTTGCCCAATACAAACCTGATATTTTATTGATGGACATGAGTCGCGTCCCTGATCTCGAATACTCTGCTCTGAAAATGTTTATAGACGGAGATCAGCGTTTGACCTCGCAGGGGGGTATTCAATGGTTGGCGGCGCTAAATCCCAATGTTCTGGAAGTCGTCCGCAAATCCGGCTGGGATAAAACTTTGGGTTCCCGATTGTTCTTTAATGCAGAAGTTGCCATTGATCACTATTTCAAAGTAATCAAACCCAAAGTAAATACTCCCCCATATCAAGCCCGCTCAGAACTAAACCCATAG
- a CDS encoding methionine biosynthesis protein MetW, producing MSPEQNVEKVEGGPENQPVSQSSGQGSSLQYFFSLIDARKPILVVGSGNGDLLEKIKNHGYQGVGLEEDAALCKQSHDRGFDVIEGSIKNVASLKIPKDISGVWAGVAFNHIDEVDLTHILGIIHLILPDKAPFLLAVPRGEGVKTEATSDGKTLTTQFYTEEEFEKLLAEKNFKIGCKDFTPNLLTAVVTT from the coding sequence ATGTCACCAGAGCAAAATGTCGAGAAGGTCGAAGGTGGGCCAGAGAATCAACCGGTCAGTCAATCGAGCGGGCAGGGATCGAGTTTGCAGTATTTTTTTTCCTTAATAGATGCCAGGAAGCCCATTTTGGTGGTCGGCAGTGGTAACGGCGATCTTTTGGAAAAGATTAAAAATCATGGATACCAAGGAGTGGGTCTGGAAGAGGATGCCGCTCTTTGTAAGCAAAGTCATGACCGGGGATTTGATGTCATAGAGGGCTCTATCAAGAATGTCGCCTCATTAAAGATTCCCAAGGATATTAGTGGTGTTTGGGCTGGCGTGGCATTCAATCATATAGATGAAGTTGATTTAACCCATATCCTGGGGATCATTCATTTGATTTTGCCAGACAAGGCCCCTTTTCTTTTGGCAGTTCCCAGAGGTGAAGGCGTTAAGACAGAGGCGACAAGTGACGGGAAGACTCTTACGACGCAGTTTTATACGGAAGAGGAATTCGAAAAACTTCTTGCCGAGAAGAATTTCAAAATTGGCTGCAAAGACTTTACGCCAAATCTTTTAACTGCGGTGGTAACCACCTAA
- the htpG gene encoding molecular chaperone HtpG, producing MAKQVQSFNAEIKQLLDIVIHSLYSHKEIFLRELVSNGSDAIDKLKFQSLTHPSLLPDNWQPTLRLEPNKEARTLKIIDNGIGMTQEEVTQFIGTIARSGAKAFAQMNEEMKNKPELIGQFGVGFYSAFMVADKVTLHTQKAGTNDGTVWDSNGDGTYSIDSVPRPDGTGTTITLHLKEFKAEDEVQDFTDAWVLKSLIKKYSDFIAHPIKMKGEKDDETLNSQKAIWLKSPSEVTQEEYKEFYQHLSHDWNEPLKTVHYKAEGTMEFNALMYIPSKKPFNFNTQDSAFGLSLYIKRVFIMADCKELIPTYLRFVKGLVDSSDLSLNVSREILQQDRQVTQIRKNVTNKILGSLKELLTKDRTSYENFWNEFGATLKEGIPSDPANKEKLQDLTLFHSTSSDKMTTLEEYVGRMKEGQKDIYYITGDSLNQVSHSPYLEKLKEKGYEVLLLVDAVDEWVVDAVKDYKDKKLQSIMKEGLDIDTEEEKKQKEEELKQAETILRPVMDTMKKTLENDVKDVVLSERLTNTPVCLVSATQDPSAHMQKLLSQMGREYSTPVKRIMEINPKHPLFEKMLKATPEQQTKWSEILFAQALLNEGSNIPDPVKFSQQIAELMVQAAESTKH from the coding sequence ATGGCTAAGCAGGTCCAAAGCTTTAACGCAGAGATTAAACAGCTTCTAGATATCGTGATCCACTCTTTGTACTCTCACAAAGAAATCTTCCTTAGAGAGCTTGTATCCAATGGCTCCGATGCGATTGATAAACTCAAATTTCAATCACTGACTCACCCCTCCCTTTTGCCGGATAACTGGCAACCCACGCTTCGCCTGGAGCCTAATAAAGAAGCACGCACACTGAAGATCATCGATAATGGTATTGGGATGACCCAGGAAGAGGTTACACAATTTATCGGCACAATCGCGCGTTCTGGTGCGAAAGCTTTCGCACAGATGAACGAAGAAATGAAAAACAAACCGGAGCTCATCGGTCAGTTCGGTGTGGGTTTCTATTCAGCCTTTATGGTTGCCGACAAAGTTACGCTGCACACACAAAAAGCGGGAACCAATGATGGAACAGTGTGGGATTCCAACGGCGATGGCACTTATTCTATCGACAGCGTTCCTCGCCCAGATGGCACAGGCACAACCATCACCCTGCACCTGAAAGAATTTAAAGCAGAAGATGAAGTTCAAGATTTCACCGACGCTTGGGTTTTGAAATCCTTGATTAAGAAATATTCTGACTTTATTGCTCACCCCATCAAAATGAAGGGTGAAAAAGATGATGAAACCCTCAACTCACAAAAAGCGATCTGGTTGAAATCTCCGTCCGAAGTCACTCAAGAGGAATACAAAGAGTTCTATCAGCACCTTTCACATGATTGGAATGAACCGCTTAAAACAGTTCACTACAAAGCGGAAGGTACGATGGAGTTTAATGCTTTGATGTACATTCCAAGCAAAAAACCATTTAACTTTAATACCCAGGATTCAGCTTTCGGTCTTAGCCTTTATATCAAACGTGTTTTCATCATGGCGGACTGCAAAGAGTTGATCCCGACTTACTTGCGCTTTGTAAAAGGTCTTGTGGACAGCAGCGATCTTTCCTTGAACGTTTCCCGCGAAATCTTGCAACAAGATCGTCAGGTTACCCAGATTCGCAAAAACGTTACCAACAAGATCCTTGGCAGCCTTAAAGAGCTTCTCACGAAGGATCGCACTTCTTATGAGAATTTCTGGAATGAATTTGGTGCGACTCTTAAAGAAGGCATCCCCAGCGATCCTGCAAACAAAGAAAAGCTTCAAGACCTCACGCTGTTCCACTCAACTTCTTCTGACAAGATGACGACATTGGAAGAGTATGTCGGCCGCATGAAGGAAGGTCAAAAAGACATCTACTACATCACTGGTGACAGCCTCAATCAGGTCAGCCACAGTCCTTACCTGGAAAAACTCAAGGAAAAAGGCTACGAAGTTCTTTTGCTAGTTGATGCTGTCGACGAATGGGTTGTTGATGCAGTTAAAGACTACAAAGACAAAAAACTTCAATCCATCATGAAAGAAGGATTGGACATCGACACGGAAGAAGAGAAGAAACAAAAAGAGGAAGAGCTCAAACAAGCGGAAACTATTTTGCGTCCAGTTATGGACACAATGAAGAAGACTTTGGAAAACGATGTCAAAGATGTCGTTTTATCAGAGCGCCTCACCAACACACCGGTCTGCTTGGTTTCTGCAACTCAAGACCCTTCAGCGCATATGCAAAAGCTTTTGTCGCAAATGGGCCGCGAGTACAGCACCCCAGTAAAACGCATCATGGAAATCAATCCTAAGCATCCACTTTTCGAAAAGATGTTGAAGGCGACTCCAGAGCAACAGACAAAATGGTCTGAAATCCTTTTTGCACAGGCCCTCTTGAACGAAGGAAGCAATATCCCTGACCCAGTGAAGTTCTCGCAACAAATTGCTGAACTCATGGTACAGGCTGCAGAATCCACAAAACACTAA